Proteins encoded in a region of the Streptomyces sp. NBC_01298 genome:
- a CDS encoding SurA N-terminal domain-containing protein yields MHRRTALSVSAALLLAAPLLSACSGEARPGTAAVIGGERITTSALQAQVNDVRTAQNSSEHAAELIAAVPQLDRVKLSTMLQSRILDRMAKDAGIEVTPKELEDARKAYDDGNRGAAAFEEAILQKAAVAPDQIERWVRDQVLFEKLNAKYGEGKLAEPAAKAAAKLGIEVNPRYGVWDPQRVTLGEHSTPWITQVTRPEQPPAGA; encoded by the coding sequence TTGCACCGTCGCACAGCGCTCTCCGTTTCCGCCGCCCTGCTCCTGGCGGCCCCTCTGCTGTCCGCGTGCTCGGGCGAAGCCCGCCCCGGCACCGCGGCCGTGATCGGCGGCGAACGGATCACCACCTCCGCGCTCCAGGCCCAGGTGAACGACGTCCGCACCGCACAGAACAGTTCCGAACACGCGGCCGAGCTCATCGCGGCCGTCCCACAGCTCGACCGGGTCAAGCTCAGCACGATGCTGCAGAGCCGGATCCTCGACCGGATGGCGAAGGACGCCGGGATCGAGGTCACCCCCAAGGAGCTCGAGGACGCCCGCAAGGCGTACGACGACGGCAACCGCGGGGCCGCCGCCTTCGAGGAGGCGATCCTGCAGAAGGCCGCCGTCGCCCCCGACCAGATCGAGCGCTGGGTCCGCGACCAGGTGCTCTTCGAGAAGCTGAACGCCAAGTACGGCGAGGGCAAGCTCGCCGAGCCCGCCGCGAAGGCCGCGGCCAAGCTCGGCATCGAGGTCAACCCGCGCTACGGGGTCTGGGACCCCCAGCGGGTCACCCTCGGCGAGCACTCGACCCCGTGGATCACCCAGGTCACCCGGCCCGAGCAGCCCCCGGCCGGGGCCTGA
- a CDS encoding nucleoside triphosphate pyrophosphohydrolase, with product MTDDVSSEPTGRIVLLTTSHRVAPGMLSWPAWQTLRAADRVLCADPGHVQLPYLREAGVDVALEAPDAQALIEECAGGHTVVVLLSGEGDRRLTDGLARFAGSGRVAVPDLELLPGSYDLPGARLLDLVQVMDRVRRECPWTSEQTHEGLAKYAIEEAYELVEAIEAGDREELREELGDVLLQVVFHARIAEEGGPGEGEEDEPFSIDDVAGALVEKLIHRHPHVFGDATARTPEDVHAHWQRTKQEEKQRESVTDGIPVGQPGLALAAKLAGRARAGAVPVELPRGEGVGYELLELAARAEAAGTDPETALRAAARTYRDAIRRAEGVGE from the coding sequence GTGACTGACGACGTGTCCTCCGAGCCCACCGGCCGCATCGTGCTGCTGACCACCAGCCACCGGGTGGCCCCCGGCATGCTGTCCTGGCCCGCCTGGCAGACCCTGCGCGCCGCGGACCGGGTGCTGTGCGCCGACCCGGGCCACGTCCAGCTCCCCTACCTGCGCGAGGCCGGCGTCGACGTGGCCCTGGAGGCCCCCGACGCCCAGGCGCTGATCGAGGAGTGCGCCGGCGGGCACACCGTCGTCGTCCTGCTCAGCGGGGAGGGGGACCGGCGGCTCACCGACGGGCTGGCCCGCTTCGCCGGCTCGGGCCGGGTCGCCGTACCGGACCTGGAGCTGCTGCCGGGCTCGTACGACCTGCCCGGCGCACGCCTGCTCGACCTCGTCCAGGTCATGGACCGGGTCCGGCGCGAATGCCCCTGGACCTCGGAGCAGACCCACGAGGGACTGGCGAAGTACGCCATCGAAGAGGCCTACGAACTGGTCGAGGCCATCGAGGCCGGGGACCGGGAGGAACTGCGGGAGGAGCTCGGGGACGTCCTGCTCCAGGTGGTCTTCCACGCACGCATCGCGGAGGAGGGCGGCCCCGGTGAAGGCGAAGAGGACGAGCCGTTCTCCATCGACGACGTGGCCGGGGCCCTCGTCGAGAAGCTGATCCACCGGCACCCGCACGTCTTCGGCGACGCGACGGCGCGGACCCCCGAGGACGTGCACGCGCACTGGCAGCGCACCAAGCAGGAGGAGAAGCAGCGGGAGTCGGTGACCGACGGGATCCCGGTCGGACAGCCCGGTCTCGCGCTCGCGGCCAAGCTGGCGGGCCGCGCCCGTGCGGGGGCGGTGCCCGTGGAACTGCCCCGCGGGGAGGGCGTCGGGTACGAACTGCTGGAACTGGCGGCGCGCGCCGAGGCGGCGGGGACCGACCCCGAGACCGCGCTGCGCGCGGCGGCCCGGACCTACCGGGACGCGATCCGCAGGGCCGAGGGCGTCGGCGAGTAG
- a CDS encoding globin domain-containing protein: MRILKSSFAVVERRAEHAVKFFYSHLFWHNPGVRDLFPASLEDMERQRDRLFAALTHVIAHLENETLVPYLRDLGRDHRKFLAGPEHYAAVGTSLIAALAEASGSAWHPQVEKAWSEAYQVIADAMMAGAAESEDPPWWDAEVVRHLLYGEDIGVLTLRPHAHFPHVPGQYASVSSDRVPTTWRTYSLGNAPRADGTLDLHVSRIEGGRLSTALIRETQPGDVLRLGAAGGQMTFRREDRPVSFIAAGTGWAPVRAMLEDLAEHPPDQDARLFVVARDAAHLYDRPLIDAYADSLDWLSVTYITPAPGRHRNQATDRLATALSNRGLWPDQNVYLSGPPQFIRETSYLLEELGARPEGIFYDSVPASGRSQEDGSRPMGFGEWFLNRPDPHWHNPSGRAPREH; the protein is encoded by the coding sequence GTGAGGATCTTGAAAAGCAGCTTCGCGGTGGTGGAGAGACGGGCCGAGCACGCGGTCAAGTTCTTCTACTCCCACCTCTTCTGGCACAACCCCGGAGTCCGTGATCTCTTCCCGGCCTCCCTCGAAGACATGGAACGGCAACGGGACCGGCTCTTCGCCGCGCTCACCCATGTGATCGCCCACCTGGAGAACGAGACGCTCGTCCCCTATCTCCGCGACCTCGGCCGCGACCACCGCAAGTTCCTGGCGGGGCCCGAGCACTACGCGGCCGTGGGCACCAGCCTCATCGCCGCGCTCGCCGAGGCCTCCGGGTCCGCCTGGCACCCGCAGGTGGAGAAGGCCTGGTCAGAGGCGTACCAGGTGATCGCGGACGCGATGATGGCCGGCGCCGCCGAGAGCGAGGATCCGCCCTGGTGGGACGCGGAAGTCGTACGCCACCTGCTGTACGGGGAGGACATCGGCGTCCTGACCCTCCGCCCGCACGCGCACTTCCCCCATGTCCCCGGCCAGTACGCGAGCGTGAGCAGCGACCGGGTGCCGACGACCTGGCGCACGTACTCCCTGGGCAACGCGCCCCGCGCCGACGGCACGCTCGACCTGCACGTCAGCCGGATCGAGGGCGGCCGCCTCAGCACCGCCCTGATCCGCGAGACCCAGCCCGGGGACGTGCTGCGGCTCGGCGCGGCCGGCGGGCAGATGACCTTCCGCCGCGAGGACCGCCCGGTCAGCTTCATAGCCGCCGGCACCGGCTGGGCCCCGGTCCGCGCGATGCTGGAGGACCTGGCGGAACACCCTCCCGATCAGGACGCGCGGCTCTTCGTGGTCGCACGCGACGCCGCACACCTCTACGACCGCCCGCTCATCGACGCGTACGCGGACTCCCTGGACTGGCTGAGCGTCACCTACATCACCCCCGCCCCCGGCCGGCACCGCAACCAGGCCACCGACCGGCTGGCGACGGCGCTCAGCAACCGCGGGCTGTGGCCCGACCAGAACGTCTACCTGAGCGGTCCGCCGCAGTTCATCCGGGAGACCTCGTACCTCCTGGAGGAACTCGGCGCGCGCCCCGAAGGGATCTTCTACGACTCCGTACCCGCCAGTGGCAGGAGCCAGGAGGACGGAAGCCGCCCGATGGGCTTCGGCGAGTGGTTCCTGAACCGCCCCGACCCGCACTGGCACAACCCGTCCGGCCGGGCTCCCCGGGAGCATTGA
- a CDS encoding cytochrome P450 family protein, with amino-acid sequence MDGSAPLSTAVSDSPPTLFDWEFATDPYPAYAWLREHAPVHRTTLPSGVEAWLVTRYADARQALADQRLSKNPAHHEGSAHAKGRTGIPGERKAELMTHLLNIDPPDHTRLRRLVSKAFTPRRVAEFAPRVQELTDHLIDRFAEKGEADLIHEFAFPLPIYAICEMLGVPREDQDDFRDWAGMMIRHGGGPRGGVARSVKQMRTYLGELIHRKRDDLGDDLISDLIRASDHGDHLTEAEATAMAFILLFAGFETTVNLIGNGVHSLFMNPEQRERLQLSLAAGETGLLETGVEELLRYDGPVELATWRFATESFALGGRDIAAGDPVLVVLAAADRDPERFADPDTLDLSRTDNQHLGYGHGIHYCLGAPLARLEGQTALATLLTRLPDLELAVAPEELRWRGGLIMRGLRTLPVRFSAESKAQNT; translated from the coding sequence GTGGACGGATCCGCGCCCCTCTCCACCGCCGTCTCCGACTCCCCTCCGACCCTGTTCGACTGGGAGTTCGCGACCGACCCGTACCCGGCGTACGCCTGGCTGCGCGAGCACGCCCCCGTGCACCGCACCACGCTCCCCAGCGGGGTCGAGGCCTGGCTCGTCACCCGGTACGCCGACGCCCGCCAGGCCCTCGCCGACCAGCGGCTCAGCAAGAACCCGGCGCATCACGAGGGCTCCGCACACGCCAAGGGCCGCACCGGGATCCCCGGGGAGCGCAAGGCGGAACTGATGACCCACCTCCTCAACATCGACCCGCCGGACCACACCCGGCTGCGCCGGCTGGTGTCGAAGGCGTTCACCCCGCGCAGGGTCGCCGAGTTCGCTCCGAGGGTGCAGGAGCTGACCGACCACCTCATCGACCGGTTCGCGGAGAAGGGGGAGGCGGACCTCATCCACGAGTTCGCCTTCCCGCTCCCCATCTACGCCATCTGCGAGATGCTCGGCGTACCGCGAGAGGACCAGGACGACTTCCGCGACTGGGCGGGAATGATGATCCGGCACGGCGGCGGGCCGCGCGGCGGCGTGGCCCGGTCCGTGAAGCAGATGCGCACCTATCTCGGGGAGCTCATCCACCGCAAGCGCGACGACCTCGGCGACGACCTGATCTCCGATCTGATCCGGGCGAGCGACCACGGTGACCACCTGACGGAGGCCGAGGCCACCGCCATGGCCTTCATCCTCTTGTTCGCGGGGTTCGAAACCACGGTCAACCTCATCGGCAACGGGGTCCACTCCCTCTTCATGAACCCGGAGCAGCGCGAGCGGCTCCAGCTCTCCCTCGCCGCGGGCGAGACCGGACTGCTGGAGACCGGCGTGGAGGAGCTGCTGCGCTACGACGGCCCGGTGGAGCTGGCCACCTGGCGGTTCGCCACCGAGTCCTTCGCCCTCGGCGGCCGGGACATCGCGGCGGGAGATCCGGTCCTGGTGGTCCTGGCGGCGGCCGACCGGGACCCCGAACGGTTCGCCGACCCGGACACCCTGGACCTCTCTCGGACGGACAACCAGCACCTCGGGTACGGGCACGGCATCCACTACTGCCTGGGCGCCCCGCTCGCCCGGCTCGAAGGGCAGACCGCCCTCGCGACCCTGCTGACGCGGCTGCCCGATCTGGAACTCGCCGTGGCACCCGAAGAGCTGCGCTGGCGCGGTGGGCTCATCATGCGGGGGCTGCGGACGCTGCCGGTCCGCTTCAGCGCCGAATCGAAGGCCCAAAACACCTGA
- a CDS encoding LysM peptidoglycan-binding domain-containing protein, whose translation MPALVVTAGVTGTALALPLLAATGASAAETSTWDKVAECESGGTWSANFGGGAYGGLQFTQEQWKRAGGLDFAERADLASRSQQIAVAERVLASQGPQAWPLCGVPAGLTQDAPAAEVDPGLPSGSGSASPAPSRPDEAVPHAGSGKPSTDFGAPTPKTPAPEAPSASARPDYPIGVPGELPVMPAPDLETPPGLPGDPTVPTSPVDPTAPVAPPSGDPTAPVGPTAPVAPPSGDPTAPVSPSDPSDPSDPSNPGDPTNPGDAANPTNPGNSANPSNPVNPVDPTAPTAPAAPGASTAPGATPTPGAASGSASGSTEGGGKHRGPAAVETASGSDAASESTYTVKAGDSLIEIADANGVKGGWKGLYEANEQVIGGDADLIKPGQNLDLTHQ comes from the coding sequence GTGCCCGCACTTGTCGTCACCGCCGGAGTCACCGGCACCGCGCTCGCCCTGCCGCTGCTCGCCGCCACGGGCGCGAGCGCGGCGGAGACCTCCACATGGGACAAGGTCGCCGAATGCGAGAGCGGCGGCACGTGGAGTGCCAACTTCGGCGGCGGCGCGTACGGCGGGCTGCAGTTCACCCAGGAGCAGTGGAAGAGGGCCGGCGGGCTCGACTTCGCCGAGCGCGCCGACCTGGCCAGCCGCTCCCAGCAGATCGCGGTCGCCGAGCGCGTGCTGGCTTCCCAGGGCCCCCAGGCGTGGCCGCTGTGCGGAGTGCCGGCCGGCCTGACCCAGGACGCGCCCGCCGCCGAGGTGGACCCGGGCCTGCCCAGCGGTTCCGGATCCGCCTCCCCGGCCCCCTCCCGCCCGGACGAGGCCGTGCCGCACGCCGGCTCGGGCAAGCCGTCAACGGACTTCGGGGCCCCCACGCCGAAGACCCCGGCTCCCGAGGCCCCGTCGGCCTCGGCGCGGCCCGACTACCCGATCGGCGTGCCCGGCGAACTGCCCGTCATGCCCGCGCCGGACCTGGAGACGCCCCCGGGACTCCCGGGCGACCCGACGGTTCCCACGAGCCCGGTGGACCCCACCGCCCCAGTGGCGCCGCCGTCCGGGGACCCGACCGCTCCGGTCGGCCCCACCGCGCCGGTGGCTCCGCCGTCGGGGGACCCGACGGCTCCGGTGTCCCCGTCCGACCCGTCCGACCCGTCCGACCCGTCCAACCCGGGTGACCCGACGAACCCCGGGGACGCGGCGAACCCGACCAACCCGGGGAACTCCGCGAACCCGTCAAATCCGGTCAACCCGGTTGATCCCACAGCCCCGACGGCTCCGGCCGCACCCGGCGCGTCCACCGCTCCGGGCGCGACGCCGACCCCCGGTGCGGCCTCCGGTTCGGCTTCCGGTTCGACCGAGGGCGGCGGCAAGCACCGCGGCCCGGCCGCGGTCGAGACGGCCTCCGGGTCTGATGCCGCGTCGGAGTCCACGTACACCGTGAAGGCGGGCGACAGCCTCATCGAGATCGCGGACGCCAACGGAGTGAAGGGTGGCTGGAAGGGTCTCTACGAGGCCAACGAGCAGGTCATCGGCGGCGATGCGGACCTGATCAAGCCCGGCCAGAATCTGGATCTAACGCACCAATAG
- a CDS encoding transglycosylase family protein yields MLLSGKGKHRRGSKAVRIVTLAGVAGVTVAAPLMAAGTASAATGAEWDRVASCESGGNWSINTGNGYYGGLQFSSSTWAAYGGKAYAAQANQASKGQQIAIAEKVLKGQGKGAWPSCGVGLSNSSYTGGGSGTTTPSKPKTQPKPAAPKTKPKTEAPKKETKRVEAPTTRSERPAAAPKTGNGSYEVKSGDTLGAIADANNVSGGWEKLFELNKEIVSDANLIYPGQKLNLS; encoded by the coding sequence ATGCTGCTTTCGGGCAAGGGCAAGCACCGTCGCGGTTCCAAGGCCGTCCGCATCGTCACCCTCGCCGGTGTCGCCGGTGTCACCGTGGCCGCGCCGCTGATGGCCGCGGGCACCGCTTCCGCCGCGACCGGCGCCGAGTGGGACCGGGTCGCCTCCTGCGAGTCCGGCGGCAACTGGTCCATCAACACGGGCAACGGCTACTACGGCGGCCTGCAGTTCTCGTCCTCCACCTGGGCCGCGTACGGCGGCAAGGCGTACGCCGCGCAGGCCAACCAGGCCTCCAAGGGCCAGCAGATAGCCATCGCCGAGAAGGTCCTCAAGGGCCAGGGCAAGGGCGCCTGGCCGTCCTGCGGCGTCGGCCTGTCGAACTCCTCCTACACCGGCGGCGGCTCGGGGACGACCACCCCCTCCAAGCCGAAGACGCAGCCGAAGCCGGCCGCGCCGAAGACGAAGCCGAAGACCGAGGCTCCGAAGAAGGAGACCAAGCGCGTCGAGGCTCCGACGACCCGCTCCGAGCGTCCGGCCGCCGCGCCGAAGACGGGCAACGGCTCCTACGAGGTCAAGTCCGGCGACACGCTGGGCGCGATCGCCGACGCGAACAACGTGTCCGGTGGCTGGGAGAAGCTCTTCGAGCTCAACAAGGAGATCGTGTCGGACGCGAACCTGATCTACCCCGGCCAGAAGCTGAACCTCAGCTGA